A single Ghiorsea bivora DNA region contains:
- a CDS encoding sigma-54-dependent transcriptional regulator, which yields MSEILPSILLVDDEIRVLESLKRLLEDDFDVHIATSPDEAMMVMTDEWIQVVISDQRMPVMTGVEFLQEVRGRFPEVIRIIISGYTDSEDIITAINEAGIHQYITKPWDPNNLLLTVRNAVRLFELHRENQQLSTELKMLPTSVEEGLQEIRQRLINSYDVDYGIVRAPDSCMNQVCDVIRQVATFDVSVLLMGASGVGKELSARALHYGSLRSDKPFIAENCAALPDELLESELFGYKKGAFTGANTSRIGLFEEADGGTIFLDEIGDTTPAFQVKLLRVLQEGEIRPLGGNERKKINVRIIAATNKDLEQEVREGRFREDLYYRLSTFKIMIPPLSERLQDVPLLAQAVLTDAMRELGKKVKGFSDEALACMQAYHWPGNVRELQNEVKRMLVMSTGDYLGAELLSPQVLRAAPQEDEAELDWLMTQEGSLRERLDSLEAKIVKEALIRNRWNKSKTAKELGLSRVGLRNKLERYGLEKVETLDSPDDTLQVVES from the coding sequence ATGAGTGAAATATTACCATCCATTTTATTGGTGGATGATGAAATCCGTGTTTTAGAATCGCTGAAACGTTTGCTGGAAGATGATTTTGATGTGCACATCGCTACTTCTCCTGATGAAGCCATGATGGTGATGACAGATGAGTGGATTCAAGTGGTTATTTCTGACCAACGCATGCCTGTGATGACAGGTGTTGAATTTTTGCAAGAGGTTCGAGGGCGTTTCCCCGAAGTGATTCGCATTATCATTTCTGGATACACCGACTCTGAAGATATTATCACCGCCATCAATGAGGCGGGTATTCATCAATATATTACCAAACCTTGGGATCCTAATAACTTGTTGCTAACAGTACGCAATGCTGTGCGTTTGTTTGAACTGCACCGGGAAAACCAACAATTATCAACAGAGCTAAAAATGTTACCAACTTCTGTTGAAGAAGGTTTACAAGAAATTCGTCAACGTCTGATAAACTCTTATGATGTGGACTATGGTATTGTGCGTGCGCCAGATAGCTGTATGAACCAAGTGTGTGATGTGATTCGTCAGGTCGCAACATTTGATGTGTCGGTATTGTTGATGGGTGCTTCGGGTGTGGGTAAAGAGTTGTCAGCGCGGGCTTTACATTATGGGAGTTTACGCTCAGATAAACCGTTCATTGCAGAGAATTGTGCTGCATTGCCTGATGAATTACTTGAAAGTGAACTATTTGGTTATAAAAAAGGTGCTTTCACGGGTGCAAACACCAGTCGTATAGGTTTGTTTGAAGAGGCGGATGGGGGTACAATTTTCTTGGATGAGATTGGTGATACTACGCCTGCCTTTCAAGTCAAACTACTGCGTGTGCTGCAAGAAGGTGAAATTCGTCCATTGGGTGGCAATGAACGTAAAAAAATCAATGTGCGTATTATTGCAGCCACCAATAAAGATTTAGAGCAAGAAGTCCGTGAAGGGCGATTCCGTGAAGATTTATATTATAGGCTTTCAACATTCAAAATTATGATTCCACCCCTGTCTGAACGCCTGCAAGATGTTCCTTTGTTGGCGCAAGCAGTTTTGACTGATGCGATGCGAGAATTGGGCAAAAAGGTGAAAGGTTTTAGCGATGAGGCTTTAGCGTGTATGCAGGCTTACCATTGGCCAGGCAATGTGCGTGAATTGCAAAATGAAGTCAAACGGATGTTGGTGATGTCAACAGGTGACTATTTGGGTGCAGAGTTGTTGTCACCACAAGTATTAAGAGCAGCGCCCCAAGAGGATGAAGCAGAGTTAGACTGGCTGATGACACAAGAGGGCTCATTGCGTGAACGATTGGATAGCTTGGAAGCTAAGATTGTGAAGGAAGCATTGATTCGCAATCGTTGGAATAAAAGTAAAACGGCAAAAGAACTGGGGCTATCCCGTGTGGGCTTACGCAATAAACTCGAACGGTATGGTTTAGAAAAAGTTGAAACCTTGGACTCACCTGATGATACATTGCAAGTCGTAGAAAGTTGA
- a CDS encoding hydrogenase maturation protein: protein MRILLLTHAFNSLTQRLFVALQQDKHEVTIEFDINDETAQEAIDLFQPDLIVAPYLKRAIPDSIWQNHTCLIVHPGIVGDRGPSSLDWAIINREKTWGVTVLQANAEMDAGDIWASIEFEMRDATKASIYRNEVTTVAVQAVQQAVKHFKDSEFKPTPLKQKLLSAKGKLRPLMAQNVRRINWQQDDTETVLRKIRCADGFPGVRDELFGREVLIYDAHIAKGLRGKAGEVIAKSGLAVCKATMDGAIWVGHVKDKAQEHPFKLPATLLFKAQCKDLYEVPSSEGYQEILYEENMGVGYIHFPFYNGAMSTQQCKDLLKAYKEATQRKTKVIVLMGGSDFWSNGIHLNMIEAAKSPADESWANINAMNDLSEAIIQTTSHMVISAMQGNAGAGGVFLARAADEVWAHEHVILNPHYKDMGNLFGSEYWTYLLPKYCGEAHAKRITQARLPMGVAEAKDLGLVDDVMVGEKGCMQARVREKARGLASSEGLKLFLRKKRKQRQQDEAAKPLAVYREEELRRMKKNFYGFDPSYHVARYNFVYKVCKSRTPLTLASHRNIRAMQTRRAA, encoded by the coding sequence ATGCGAATTTTGCTGCTGACCCACGCTTTTAATAGCCTTACCCAAAGGCTGTTTGTGGCATTGCAGCAGGATAAACATGAGGTCACCATCGAGTTCGACATCAATGATGAAACAGCGCAAGAAGCCATTGATTTGTTTCAGCCTGACTTGATTGTTGCACCTTATTTGAAGCGAGCCATTCCCGATTCGATTTGGCAAAATCATACATGTTTGATTGTTCACCCTGGCATTGTGGGCGATAGAGGCCCTTCATCTTTGGACTGGGCGATTATCAATAGAGAAAAAACTTGGGGTGTCACTGTGCTTCAAGCCAATGCCGAGATGGATGCGGGCGATATTTGGGCAAGTATTGAATTTGAGATGCGTGATGCCACCAAAGCCAGTATTTACCGCAATGAAGTGACCACGGTCGCCGTACAAGCTGTGCAACAAGCGGTTAAACATTTTAAAGACTCCGAATTTAAACCAACACCCTTAAAACAAAAGCTTTTATCTGCCAAAGGAAAGCTGCGCCCTTTGATGGCGCAAAATGTGCGACGAATCAATTGGCAGCAGGATGATACCGAAACGGTATTACGCAAAATCAGGTGTGCGGATGGTTTTCCAGGTGTGCGTGATGAATTATTTGGTCGGGAAGTGTTGATTTATGATGCACACATTGCCAAGGGTTTACGGGGCAAAGCAGGTGAGGTTATTGCCAAGTCTGGACTTGCAGTTTGCAAGGCAACCATGGATGGTGCTATCTGGGTTGGACATGTTAAAGACAAAGCTCAGGAGCATCCCTTTAAGCTGCCAGCAACCCTTTTATTTAAAGCGCAATGCAAGGACTTATACGAAGTCCCATCCAGTGAAGGTTATCAAGAGATTTTGTATGAGGAAAATATGGGTGTGGGCTATATCCACTTCCCATTCTATAATGGTGCAATGAGCACTCAGCAATGCAAAGACTTGCTTAAGGCATATAAGGAAGCTACGCAACGAAAAACCAAGGTGATTGTATTGATGGGTGGCTCTGACTTTTGGTCCAATGGTATTCATTTAAATATGATTGAGGCGGCAAAAAGTCCTGCGGATGAATCATGGGCAAATATCAATGCCATGAATGATTTATCTGAAGCGATTATTCAAACGACTTCGCATATGGTTATCTCTGCTATGCAGGGGAATGCTGGAGCTGGTGGCGTGTTTCTAGCACGCGCGGCTGATGAAGTTTGGGCGCATGAGCATGTGATTTTGAACCCGCATTATAAAGATATGGGCAACCTATTTGGCTCTGAATATTGGACTTATTTATTACCTAAGTATTGCGGCGAAGCGCATGCTAAGCGAATTACTCAAGCCCGCTTACCTATGGGGGTCGCTGAAGCCAAGGACTTAGGCTTGGTGGATGATGTTATGGTGGGTGAAAAAGGTTGTATGCAGGCTAGGGTCAGGGAAAAAGCAAGAGGTTTAGCGAGCAGTGAAGGTTTAAAGTTGTTTTTACGTAAGAAGAGAAAGCAACGTCAACAAGATGAAGCTGCCAAACCTTTGGCAGTTTATCGCGAAGAAGAACTAAGGCGCATGAAAAAGAACTTTTATGGCTTTGACCCTAGCTACCATGTGGCAAGATATAACTTTGTTTATAAAGTCTGTAAGTCGCGTACCCCGTTAACACTAGCTAGTCACCGTAACATAAGGGCAATGCAAACAAGGAGGGCGGCATGA
- the hypE gene encoding hydrogenase expression/formation protein HypE: MAEKRFPMKLNLKNGQVEMVHGSGGRAMAQLIEEIFVKHFNNDLLNQGNDQALFHVDAGRMVMSCDGHVISPLFFPGGDIGSLSVHGTVNDVAMSGAKPLYLSASFIIEEGYPLADLNRIVESMAAAAKKAGVMIVTGDTKVVERGKGDGVFITTTGVGVVPEGVNISGDKAQAGDVILVSGTMGDHGVAIMSSREGLEFETEILSDSAALNGLITEMVEAVPEIHCLRDPTRGGLATTLNEIAQQSGVGMQLIEDDVPVHEDVKAACELLGLDPMYVANEGKLICICAPEHADTLLKVMQNHEYGKHAAIVGKVVEDEHGFVQMETTFGGSRIVDWLAGEQLPRIC; encoded by the coding sequence ATGGCAGAAAAACGATTTCCTATGAAGCTTAACCTCAAAAATGGTCAAGTTGAAATGGTACATGGCAGTGGCGGCAGAGCCATGGCGCAGTTGATTGAAGAAATTTTTGTCAAACACTTCAACAATGACTTGCTCAACCAAGGCAACGACCAAGCTTTGTTCCATGTGGATGCTGGGCGTATGGTGATGAGTTGTGATGGGCATGTGATTTCACCTTTATTTTTTCCAGGTGGTGATATTGGTTCGCTCTCGGTGCATGGCACCGTCAATGATGTTGCGATGTCTGGTGCAAAACCACTTTATCTTTCTGCGAGTTTTATCATCGAAGAAGGTTATCCATTGGCAGACCTAAACCGTATTGTGGAAAGCATGGCTGCGGCGGCGAAGAAAGCAGGTGTTATGATTGTCACAGGTGATACCAAAGTGGTTGAGCGTGGTAAAGGTGATGGCGTGTTTATCACCACCACGGGTGTTGGCGTTGTGCCTGAAGGTGTCAATATTTCAGGCGATAAGGCGCAAGCTGGTGATGTGATTTTGGTTAGCGGCACGATGGGCGACCACGGTGTAGCGATTATGTCTAGCCGTGAAGGTTTAGAGTTTGAAACTGAAATCTTATCTGATTCTGCGGCATTGAATGGTTTGATTACTGAAATGGTTGAAGCTGTGCCTGAAATTCACTGTTTAAGAGACCCGACCCGAGGTGGTTTGGCTACAACCTTAAATGAAATTGCCCAGCAATCGGGTGTAGGTATGCAGTTAATCGAAGATGATGTGCCTGTGCATGAAGATGTGAAAGCTGCATGTGAATTGTTGGGTTTAGACCCCATGTATGTTGCCAATGAAGGTAAGTTGATTTGCATTTGTGCCCCTGAACATGCGGATACCTTGCTCAAAGTGATGCAAAACCATGAATATGGTAAACATGCAGCCATTGTTGGCAAAGTGGTGGAAGATGAGCACGGTTTTGTGCAAATGGAAACCACATTTGGTGGCTCACGCATTGTCGATTGGTTGGCTGGCGAACAGCTACCTAGGATTTGCTAA
- the hypD gene encoding hydrogenase formation protein HypD codes for MKYVDEFRDGKLARKLSKAIAQEADDNRTYNLMEFCGGHTHAIFRYGVQDLMPENVKFVHGPGCPVCVLPIGRIDNAIALVEDNDAILCTYGDMMRVPASGRKSLLKAKAAGADVRMVYSTQDALKLAREFPDKEVIFFAIGFETTTPPTAVAIKQAQAQGLKNFTVFCNHVLTPAAIQHILQSPEVREMGAVSIDGFFGPSHVSSVIGTEPYEFFAEEFQRPVVIAGFEPLDVMQSALMLISQLNEGRSEVENEYTRVVTREGNLKAQALVAEVFELRREFEWRGLGMVPYSALSIKEEFAEFDAEVRFSVPKIVAYDVKGCECPSILRGVKKPTDCKLFGTVCTPENPMGSCMVSSEGACAAYWSYGRFRQPDVKGGKVIKIEKEAA; via the coding sequence ATGAAATATGTTGATGAATTCCGTGATGGGAAATTAGCCCGCAAACTTAGCAAAGCCATTGCACAAGAAGCTGATGACAATCGCACTTATAACTTGATGGAGTTCTGCGGTGGACATACCCATGCGATTTTCCGTTATGGTGTGCAAGACTTGATGCCTGAGAACGTCAAATTCGTGCATGGTCCAGGCTGCCCTGTTTGTGTATTGCCCATTGGGCGTATTGATAATGCCATTGCTTTGGTTGAAGATAATGATGCCATTCTTTGCACCTATGGCGATATGATGCGTGTGCCTGCTTCTGGTCGAAAAAGCCTGCTCAAAGCCAAAGCGGCGGGTGCAGATGTGCGCATGGTGTATTCTACGCAAGATGCCTTGAAATTGGCGCGTGAGTTTCCCGATAAAGAAGTGATTTTCTTTGCCATTGGTTTTGAAACCACCACGCCACCAACGGCTGTGGCTATTAAACAAGCGCAAGCTCAAGGCTTGAAGAATTTCACCGTTTTCTGTAATCATGTGTTAACACCTGCGGCGATTCAGCATATTTTGCAGTCGCCTGAAGTGCGTGAAATGGGTGCTGTTTCGATTGACGGGTTCTTTGGCCCTTCGCATGTGAGTTCGGTGATTGGTACAGAACCGTATGAATTTTTTGCAGAAGAATTCCAACGCCCTGTGGTGATTGCAGGATTTGAACCTTTGGATGTGATGCAATCTGCCTTGATGTTGATTAGCCAGCTTAATGAAGGTCGTTCCGAAGTTGAAAATGAATATACCCGTGTGGTGACACGCGAAGGCAACCTCAAAGCTCAAGCTTTGGTGGCTGAAGTGTTTGAATTACGCCGTGAATTTGAATGGCGTGGTTTGGGTATGGTTCCTTATTCAGCATTGTCGATTAAAGAAGAGTTTGCTGAATTTGATGCAGAAGTGCGTTTCTCCGTCCCTAAAATCGTGGCGTATGATGTAAAAGGTTGTGAATGCCCTTCGATTCTTAGGGGTGTGAAAAAACCAACCGATTGTAAATTGTTTGGCACAGTGTGTACGCCTGAAAACCCAATGGGCTCATGTATGGTTTCATCCGAAGGCGCATGTGCTGCATATTGGTCGTATGGTCGCTTCCGCCAGCCTGATGTGAAAGGTGGCAAAGTGATTAAGATTGAGAAAGAGGCGGCATAA
- a CDS encoding HypC/HybG/HupF family hydrogenase formation chaperone → MCLAIPARIVAIDEATDMATVTLGNVKKDISIALIEDVKVDEYVLLHVGYALHKISEEEAARTLEMFDEVELMEEFTGETTEVAP, encoded by the coding sequence ATGTGTTTAGCGATTCCAGCAAGAATTGTTGCCATTGATGAAGCCACAGATATGGCAACCGTCACCTTAGGCAATGTCAAAAAAGATATTTCCATTGCTTTGATTGAAGATGTTAAAGTGGATGAGTATGTATTGCTGCATGTGGGTTATGCCCTGCACAAAATATCTGAAGAAGAAGCGGCACGCACACTTGAAATGTTTGATGAAGTTGAGCTGATGGAAGAATTTACAGGCGAGACAACTGAGGTTGCACCATGA
- the hypB gene encoding hydrogenase nickel incorporation protein HypB yields MCTVCGCSEGETTIEGAAHSHSHDHEHPHDHSHDHSHDHTHDHTHEGHSHDHEHHHHDDKTHDYGQGPAHAHAPGLSQSRMVQIEQDILGKNNQYANENRSYFAEHAILALNLVSSPGSGKTTLLTKTLTDLKGTLALSVIEGDQQTANDADRIRETGVKALQINTGKGCHLDAHMVGHAMEPLAPEDKSVLFIENVGNLVCPAAFDLGEAHKVAILSVTEGEDKPLKYPDMFYAADLMILNKIDLLPYLNFDVEKCMAYARRVNPSIKIIQVSATTGEGMDTWYQWIQATHQIAMIGYQPKLASVDADAKAA; encoded by the coding sequence ATGTGTACAGTTTGCGGATGCAGTGAAGGTGAAACAACCATTGAAGGAGCGGCACACAGCCACAGTCATGATCATGAACACCCACACGACCACAGTCATGACCATTCCCATGACCACACCCATGACCACACCCATGAAGGACACTCTCACGATCATGAGCATCATCACCATGATGATAAAACACATGATTACGGACAAGGTCCAGCCCATGCTCATGCACCTGGCTTAAGTCAAAGCCGCATGGTGCAAATTGAGCAAGATATTTTGGGTAAAAACAATCAATATGCCAATGAAAACCGCAGTTATTTTGCAGAACATGCGATTTTGGCACTCAACCTTGTTTCAAGTCCAGGCTCGGGTAAAACAACATTGCTCACCAAAACATTAACCGACTTAAAAGGTACATTAGCTTTATCTGTGATTGAGGGCGACCAACAAACCGCCAATGATGCCGATAGAATCCGTGAAACAGGTGTCAAAGCATTGCAAATCAACACGGGCAAAGGCTGCCATTTGGATGCGCACATGGTGGGTCATGCCATGGAGCCACTTGCGCCTGAAGATAAGAGTGTATTGTTCATCGAAAATGTGGGCAATTTGGTTTGCCCTGCCGCATTTGATTTGGGTGAAGCGCATAAGGTTGCGATTTTATCGGTGACTGAAGGTGAAGATAAACCGCTGAAATACCCTGATATGTTTTATGCCGCAGATTTGATGATTTTGAATAAAATTGATTTGCTTCCTTATTTGAACTTTGATGTTGAGAAGTGCATGGCATATGCACGCCGCGTTAATCCGAGCATTAAAATTATCCAAGTATCAGCCACCACGGGTGAAGGTATGGACACATGGTATCAATGGATTCAAGCCACGCATCAAATCGCCATGATTGGTTATCAACCCAAGCTTGCTTCTGTGGATGCAGATGCCAAAGCAGCATAA
- the hypA gene encoding hydrogenase maturation nickel metallochaperone HypA, protein MHEMSLCEGVLTVLEDSAKQQGFKKVKKVWLEIGVLSGVEHEAMLFSYDVVVKGSVADGSTLEIIELPAQAWCMQCMNEVEITGRGEPCPSCGSYQLQISSGDELRIKELEVE, encoded by the coding sequence ATGCATGAAATGTCACTGTGCGAAGGCGTGTTAACCGTTTTGGAAGATAGCGCCAAGCAACAAGGGTTTAAAAAAGTTAAAAAAGTTTGGCTAGAAATTGGCGTATTATCGGGTGTGGAACATGAAGCCATGTTGTTCAGTTATGATGTGGTGGTCAAAGGTTCGGTTGCTGATGGTTCAACACTGGAAATTATTGAACTACCAGCGCAGGCTTGGTGTATGCAGTGTATGAATGAAGTTGAAATTACAGGTCGGGGTGAACCATGCCCGTCTTGTGGTAGTTATCAGTTACAAATATCCAGTGGCGATGAGCTGCGGATTAAAGAATTGGAGGTGGAGTGA
- a CDS encoding nickel-dependent hydrogenase large subunit: MGLEGNVSISLLLANQGVQQAVVKSQRPLLAQALLAGTNAKQAPQKVGMVFNLCAKAQASAAAFAVEQAMQTESFREACGVRAQLVRMELMREHLWRICLDWPVLRGLSANHALMKQVLGLDKDWETCLDANKQAFVCGEDVVKPSRSKASKVAMKLGTLLKEQVFYMPPKAFFECKGAEEFLLWAQYTQLNAPQLIQYLVTQAWQGSGSTDTQALPAFETVWLEQVLSSDYADGFMQAPSIDAKTYESTPYARQRSHPLIVELEQKFGVGLLTRFAAVLLELAKTYLDLEKALMQSESRCDAVGSAPDKTGFGAVEAARGRLLHRVVLDAENKVETYQIVAPTEWNFHPDGVLKRALETLQGDAKSIEQQAKLLIHAMDPCVAFELEVSHA; the protein is encoded by the coding sequence ATGGGTTTAGAAGGCAATGTATCTATTTCACTGTTGCTTGCGAACCAAGGTGTTCAGCAAGCAGTGGTGAAGTCGCAACGACCATTACTGGCTCAAGCGCTTCTTGCTGGTACGAATGCAAAGCAAGCACCACAAAAGGTTGGGATGGTGTTTAACTTGTGCGCAAAAGCTCAAGCCTCAGCAGCGGCGTTTGCGGTTGAGCAAGCGATGCAAACAGAATCGTTTCGTGAGGCTTGTGGTGTACGGGCGCAGTTAGTGCGTATGGAATTAATGCGTGAGCATTTATGGCGTATTTGTTTGGATTGGCCAGTGCTTAGGGGGCTTTCTGCTAACCATGCGTTGATGAAACAAGTGTTGGGTTTAGATAAAGATTGGGAAACCTGTTTGGATGCAAACAAACAAGCCTTTGTTTGTGGTGAAGATGTGGTTAAACCATCAAGAAGCAAAGCATCCAAGGTTGCCATGAAGTTAGGCACCTTGCTCAAAGAACAGGTGTTTTATATGCCACCCAAAGCTTTTTTTGAGTGTAAGGGAGCAGAAGAGTTTTTGCTGTGGGCGCAGTACACACAGTTAAATGCACCGCAACTTATACAATACTTGGTCACACAAGCTTGGCAGGGTTCAGGTTCAACGGATACGCAAGCCTTGCCTGCATTTGAAACAGTATGGTTAGAACAAGTTTTGTCATCCGATTATGCTGATGGCTTTATGCAGGCTCCAAGCATTGATGCTAAAACTTATGAAAGTACACCCTATGCAAGACAACGGTCACACCCATTGATTGTGGAATTGGAGCAGAAATTTGGCGTGGGTCTACTGACTCGTTTTGCAGCGGTTTTATTGGAACTTGCCAAGACGTATTTGGATTTAGAAAAGGCATTGATGCAGTCTGAATCCAGATGTGATGCGGTGGGAAGTGCGCCTGATAAGACGGGTTTTGGTGCAGTGGAAGCTGCGCGTGGTCGCCTGCTACACAGGGTTGTTTTGGATGCTGAAAACAAGGTTGAAACTTACCAAATCGTTGCGCCAACGGAGTGGAACTTCCATCCTGATGGTGTGTTAAAACGAGCATTGGAAACGTTGCAAGGTGATGCTAAATCCATTGAACAACAAGCCAAACTATTGATTCATGCTATGGACCCTTGTGTTGCATTTGAATTAGAGGTGAGCCATGCATGA